The genome window CACCCAGTCCGGGATGCCCGGCAGGTCGATCGCGCAGTAGCGCTCCTTGTAGATGATCCGCTGCCATTGGCGCACCATCCCGTGCCCGCTATTGTTGATGATCACGGTCTTGACCGGGAGGTTCTCGGTGAAGCAGGTCGCCAGCTCCTGGCTGTTCATCGCGAAGGAGCCGTCGCCGTCGATGTTGACCACGAGCTTGCCGGGGTGCGCCGCCTGCACCCCCATCGCGGTGGGCAGCCCGTAGCCCATGGTGCCGAGGCCGCCCGAGGTGCACCACCGCCGCGGGTACTTGAACTTGTAGTACTGCGCCGCCCACATCTGGTGCTGGCCCACGCCGGTCACCACGTAAGCCTCGCCGCGGGTGAGATTGGAGATCTCCTGCATGACGTACTGGGGCTTGATGAGGGTGTCGTCCCACTCGTACCGGAGCGGCTGCTTCTCCCGCCACTGGGCGATCTGGGCCCGCCACTGCTGGCGCGCCTCCCCGGCCAGGGAGGGGACCCCGCCGCCCATCTCTTCCCGGACGGCGTCGATGAGGGCGCGCAGCACCCGACGGCAATCCCCCACGATCGGCACGTGGACCTGGATGTTCTTGGAGATCGACGAGGGATCGATGTCGATGTGGATGATCTCCGCCTCGGGGGCGAAGAACTCGACCTTGCCGGTCACCCGGTCGTCGAAGCGCGCGCCGATCGCGACGAGCACGTCCGAGGCGTGGACGGCCATGTTGGCGTAGTAGGTCCCGTGCATCCCCAGCATCTCGAGCGAGAGCGGGTGCTCGGACGGGAAGGCGCCCAGCCCCATGAGGGTGGTGGTCACCGGGATCTGGGTCAGCTCGGCCAGCTCCAGCAGCTCCGCGTGGGCATCGGATGAGATCACGCCGCCCCCCACGTAGAGGACCGGCCGGTGTGCCTGCACCATGAGGCGGGCGGCTTTCTTGATCTGCCCCGGATGGCCGTCGTAGTTCGGGTTGTAGGAGCGCAGCTGGACCTTGTCCGGCCAGACCAGCTCCGTCTCCTTCACCAGGATGTCCTTGGGTAGATCGATGTGCACCGGCCCGGG of Candidatus Methylomirabilota bacterium contains these proteins:
- the ilvB gene encoding biosynthetic-type acetolactate synthase large subunit, producing the protein MAVKTSGARIVLECLKREGVDTIFGLPGGAVLPLYDALYDFEGLRHVLVRQEAAAGHAAEGYARTTGKVGVCLVTSGPAATNLVTALQDAYMDSIPIVALTGQVPTHLIGNDAFQEADNCGITRPCTKHNFLVKDGKDLGPIIREAFHIASTGRPGPVHIDLPKDILVKETELVWPDKVQLRSYNPNYDGHPGQIKKAARLMVQAHRPVLYVGGGVISSDAHAELLELAELTQIPVTTTLMGLGAFPSEHPLSLEMLGMHGTYYANMAVHASDVLVAIGARFDDRVTGKVEFFAPEAEIIHIDIDPSSISKNIQVHVPIVGDCRRVLRALIDAVREEMGGGVPSLAGEARQQWRAQIAQWREKQPLRYEWDDTLIKPQYVMQEISNLTRGEAYVVTGVGQHQMWAAQYYKFKYPRRWCTSGGLGTMGYGLPTAMGVQAAHPGKLVVNIDGDGSFAMNSQELATCFTENLPVKTVIINNSGHGMVRQWQRIIYKERYCAIDLPGIPDWVKLAEAYGCVGLRVTKPSELAPAIEKMLATPAPVILDVCVDKDECVFPMVPAGGANTDMILTPPTREVREKAAKSQTGF